One Mesotoga sp. Brook.08.105.5.1 genomic region harbors:
- a CDS encoding Fur family transcriptional regulator, with protein MDIKETIALLKSRGYRITPQRVAIIRILRDHEGHPGAEEVFRSALELYPNISMATVYNVMEVLEKEGIIRAIAVTKTSRRYDPNLKPHSHFICNTCGRVFDIPIKYFEACMRRLPPELNDFEVKSLEVIYKGSCSDCKTR; from the coding sequence ATGGACATCAAGGAGACGATAGCTCTTCTCAAGAGCAGGGGCTACAGGATTACTCCTCAGAGAGTTGCGATAATCCGGATTCTCAGAGATCATGAAGGTCATCCGGGAGCTGAGGAAGTTTTTAGATCTGCTTTAGAACTTTATCCAAATATCTCAATGGCTACAGTCTATAACGTAATGGAAGTTCTTGAAAAGGAAGGAATTATTAGGGCTATTGCTGTAACTAAGACTTCCAGGCGATACGATCCTAATCTCAAGCCTCATAGTCACTTCATATGCAATACCTGCGGTAGAGTCTTCGACATCCCAATCAAATACTTTGAAGCTTGCATGAGAAGACTTCCTCCTGAACTGAACGATTTCGAGGTGAAGTCGCTCGAGGTCATCTACAAGGGCTCTTGTTCAGACTGCAAGACAAGATAA